GCGATGAAGATGTCGCGTttgtcgatgtcggcggcggcaacggacAGCAGTGTGCGCTCTTAAGAAAGAAGGTGCCGGGCCTCGTGGGTCGCATCGTCCTTCAAGACCGTCCGCCGGTGTTGGAAAGGGCTTTGTCTGTGGAGGGCATGGAGAAGATGAGCTATGACTATCTGACTGAGCAGCCAGTCAAAGGTAGGATTGGCTCGTCTTTTCGAGCTCCGCATAGAGACATGAATCACTGAACAGGATACTAACTAACGTGGCAAATCAATGGTTTAGGCGCCCGCGTGTATTACTTCAGGCAAATCATGCacaacaacgacgatgaGACATGCATCCGCATCCTACAGGCACAGCTCCCGGCCATGGGCCCCGACAGCGTAATAGTCATCGATGACAAGTCGCTGCCGGACGagaagccgccgcagggTGCGCCAGGCATTGAGTACACAGCTGGCCTGAGCATCGCCATGAAGGTCATGTTTGACGCGCAggagcggcgcgcgtcgcATTGGGGGGAGCTGCTAGATAAGGCAGGTCTGGTGATTCAGGACACGCGCAAGTTCACTCGCTTCGACGACTCGGCTATCATAGCCGTGAAAAAGTGAAACCTAGAACCGCACTCAGTACACATTGGGCGGAGCCGGGCTGCGCGTTGTATGTGGGCATTGATGCTAACCATGAAAACTGTCTATTTGCCACATGTTTATGTAGATATGACTATTCATAACTACATCCGCCTACGCCCCGTGAACACGCCGCAACTCCGCACAGACGTCGTTGATGTACATCTTGGCCTTGTTAATCGTCGCCATGTGCATAAACGGGTGCGGTACGCCCGTGTACCGCCTGACCGTCAcccgcacgcccgcctccaccagctTGCGCGCGTaggcctcgccctcgtcacgCAGCGGATCGCGCTCGGCCGTCAGGACCATGGTGTCGCACACGCCGCGCAGGTCGCCCTTGATGGGGCTGCTGTGCCACTCCGGacgcgcggcgagctcggcgcgctgggcgtcCGTCTTGGGCTGGCAGTGGTCCATGAAGTACTTCATGCGTGCCCAGTTCAGGCACGGGGCGAACTCGTTTTCCGTAAAGGATGGGTACGGCGAGTCGGAAGCCTTTTGCAGGCCGAGGTGGGAGTCGGTGGCGGGGACAGCGAGAACAGCTTTttgttggttggttggcGTGTAAGTGAGTGTTCCCGTACAAGGTGAAGCACACGGTGGTGTGTGTTTGGTGACAGACGGGAAGAAAAACTCACCTAGTTTGATCTCAAGGCCGGTGTCCCGGGCAAGCTGCTGTGCCACAGCGCTGATGTGGCCGCCAGCGGAGATGCCTCCTATGGAGATGGAATCGGGCCGGCCGTTGATCTCTTGACCGTGACTGGCAACCTGTATTGCGCTGTGTCAGCCTCTTCAAAAATTCAGTACGGTGACGATGCGTGTATTACCCATCGAATGGCGGCCCAGCAGTCGTCGTGCCCTCTGAGAAACGTGTTTTCTTTTGCGAAAAGGTTAGCTCGACGGGTCGGGCGAGTGGGATC
This sequence is a window from Purpureocillium takamizusanense chromosome 8, complete sequence. Protein-coding genes within it:
- a CDS encoding uncharacterized protein (MEROPS:MER0034665~EggNog:ENOG503P1JI~CAZy:CE10~COG:V); this encodes MAAATNGTALPTVPAAGPKLPSAIHPDFIDRLDEDFIAYYNEHLGIKPVTHNVTIEDIRTYPGRYASPWYKDFRFEPFVKDIKIKSDDGHEFGARVYTPDARTSPFGAGPYPVYINFHGGGYTFGSLQGDAELCMMIRDRVGILVLDVDYRLCPENTFLRGHDDCWAAIRWVASHGQEINGRPDSISIGGISAGGHISAVAQQLARDTGLEIKLAVLAVPATDSHLGLQKASDSPYPSFTENEFAPCLNWARMKYFMDHCQPKTDAQRAELAARPEWHSSPIKGDLRGVCDTMVLTAERDPLRDEGEAYARKLVEAGVRVTVRRYTGVPHPFMHMATINKAKMYINDVCAELRRVHGA